The Armatimonadota bacterium genome contains a region encoding:
- a CDS encoding ABC transporter ATP-binding protein, translating to MSTPLAAAPADTRAPAGRATEPAILVEGLTKVYPGRGREPVVALQDLTFTVGRGEFCALIGPSGCGKTTLLHILAGLLPPTGGTVNVPAPSSPGPAPPHPTGVDRTWPGAAAAVVFQGVSTFPWYTVTQNVEYGLRMMGAPRALRRERAEALIRQVGLWPFRHAYPHQLSEGMRQRVAIARALATDPAVLLMDEPFANLDEQHRLLLQDELLRIWEASGKTVLFVTHSLDEALRLADRVLVMTARPGRLKAEVPVPLPRPRDYREVRRDPQYGALSARLWELLRAEVVA from the coding sequence GTGAGCACGCCGCTGGCCGCGGCCCCCGCGGACACCCGCGCCCCGGCCGGGCGCGCGACGGAGCCGGCGATCCTGGTCGAGGGCCTCACCAAGGTCTACCCCGGGCGGGGCAGAGAGCCGGTCGTGGCATTGCAGGACCTCACCTTCACCGTGGGGCGCGGAGAGTTCTGCGCGCTCATCGGCCCGTCCGGGTGCGGCAAGACCACCCTGCTGCACATCCTGGCCGGGCTGCTCCCACCCACCGGGGGGACGGTGAACGTCCCGGCCCCGTCCTCTCCGGGGCCCGCGCCGCCCCACCCGACCGGCGTCGACCGGACGTGGCCGGGAGCGGCGGCCGCGGTCGTCTTCCAGGGGGTCAGCACCTTCCCCTGGTACACGGTCACCCAGAACGTCGAGTACGGGTTGCGGATGATGGGCGCCCCGCGCGCCCTCCGTCGCGAGCGCGCGGAGGCCCTGATCCGGCAGGTGGGCCTCTGGCCCTTCCGCCACGCCTACCCCCACCAGCTCTCCGAGGGGATGCGGCAGCGCGTGGCCATCGCCCGGGCGCTGGCCACCGACCCGGCGGTGCTGCTCATGGACGAACCCTTCGCCAACCTGGACGAGCAGCACCGGCTGCTCCTGCAGGACGAGCTGCTGCGCATCTGGGAGGCGAGCGGCAAGACCGTCCTCTTCGTCACCCACAGCCTGGACGAGGCGCTGCGGCTGGCCGACCGCGTGCTGGTGATGACCGCCCGGCCTGGGCGCCTCAAGGCCGAAGTCCCGGTGCCGCTCCCGCGTCCGCGCGACTACCGGGAGGTGCGCCGCGACCCGCAGTACGGTGCGCTGAGCGCCCGGCTGTGGGAGCTGCTGCGGGCGGAGGTGGTGGCGTGA
- a CDS encoding ABC transporter permease → MSARAPRGLTLLSPLLFLLTWEALSRAGVLDPRFFPPPSAVLATLAAMTRSGEFPHHLGVSVRRILLGFVLGAAPAVVAGLAMGLSAAVRALLMPLVAAIYPIPKIAVYPLVIFYLGIGEGSKVTIVALSISFLVLLNTMAGVLGLDPAYFRIARAYGARGWGLFRTVALPGAAPAIFTGLKLGMGFALIVIVGAELLGSDAGVGFLIWRAYQIFAVDVMFAGLLVTAVLGWVATAALDWLERLALPWRP, encoded by the coding sequence GTGAGCGCCCGGGCACCCCGCGGGCTCACGCTGCTCTCGCCCCTGCTCTTCCTCCTCACCTGGGAGGCGCTCAGCCGCGCCGGCGTGCTGGACCCCCGCTTCTTCCCTCCCCCCAGCGCGGTGCTGGCCACGCTGGCGGCCATGACCCGCAGCGGGGAGTTCCCCCACCATCTGGGCGTGAGCGTCCGGCGCATCCTGCTCGGCTTCGTGCTGGGCGCCGCCCCGGCCGTGGTGGCCGGGCTGGCCATGGGGCTGAGTGCCGCCGTGCGCGCGCTCCTGATGCCGCTCGTGGCGGCGATTTACCCCATCCCCAAGATCGCCGTCTACCCGCTCGTGATCTTCTACCTGGGGATCGGGGAAGGGTCGAAGGTCACCATCGTGGCCCTCAGCATCTCCTTCCTCGTCCTGCTGAACACCATGGCCGGGGTGCTGGGGCTCGACCCCGCCTACTTCCGCATCGCCCGTGCCTACGGCGCCCGCGGCTGGGGGCTGTTCCGCACGGTGGCCCTGCCCGGAGCGGCGCCGGCGATCTTCACCGGGCTGAAGCTCGGCATGGGCTTCGCCCTCATCGTCATCGTCGGGGCGGAGCTGCTCGGCTCGGACGCGGGGGTGGGCTTCCTCATCTGGCGCGCCTACCAGATCTTTGCCGTGGACGTGATGTTCGCCGGGCTGCTGGTCACGGCGGTGCTCGGGTGGGTGGCCACGGCCGCCCTGGACTGGCTCGAGCGGCTGGCCCTGCCCTGGCGGCCATGA
- a CDS encoding ABC transporter substrate-binding protein — protein MTESTPRRTAHRRFCAARLLAALCLAALAAVPGHDAAAQSPGLLRIRVVHVPVLIFAPLYVAIERGYFAREGLEVELIGTPGGASSFVVLASGRAEAVVGGLGAALFNAAARGLDFKVVGPAHMERPPVSTPLVVSRRAYESGEIRRVADLRGKRVSVNVLGSATEFWLHAALLRGGLTVDDVQMVAVNFPEVPAALANGAIAAGLLGEPLATLAEDRGQIVRLSDDFINGMQVTALYFSGEFMRAHPRQATGFLVAWLRASRDLQGDAYRRDDVARIVEKYTGVPAAVVKRAAPPVHEPNGRMNFNDFKRLQEYFKKRGALTYGKPLEPAAYIDTRFVREALRILGPYTAQR, from the coding sequence ATGACCGAGAGCACCCCCCGGCGGACAGCCCACCGGCGGTTCTGCGCCGCTCGCCTCCTCGCCGCGCTGTGCCTGGCCGCGCTCGCGGCCGTGCCGGGTCATGATGCGGCCGCGCAAAGCCCGGGCCTCCTGCGCATCCGCGTGGTGCACGTGCCGGTGCTGATCTTCGCGCCGCTGTACGTGGCCATCGAGCGCGGCTACTTCGCCCGCGAGGGTCTCGAGGTCGAGCTGATCGGCACGCCCGGCGGCGCCTCCTCCTTCGTCGTCCTGGCCAGCGGCCGCGCGGAGGCGGTGGTTGGCGGGCTGGGCGCGGCCCTCTTCAACGCCGCCGCGCGCGGGCTGGACTTCAAGGTGGTCGGCCCCGCGCACATGGAGCGCCCGCCGGTGAGCACGCCGCTCGTGGTCAGCCGGCGCGCCTACGAGAGCGGGGAGATCCGCCGGGTGGCCGACCTGCGCGGCAAGCGCGTCTCCGTGAACGTGCTGGGCTCGGCCACGGAGTTCTGGCTGCACGCCGCCTTGCTGCGCGGCGGCCTGACCGTGGACGACGTGCAGATGGTGGCGGTGAACTTCCCCGAGGTCCCGGCGGCCCTGGCCAACGGGGCCATCGCGGCGGGGCTGCTGGGGGAGCCCCTGGCCACCCTGGCCGAGGACCGCGGGCAGATCGTCCGCCTCAGCGACGACTTCATCAACGGCATGCAGGTCACCGCGCTGTACTTCAGCGGCGAGTTCATGCGCGCCCACCCGCGGCAGGCCACCGGCTTCCTGGTGGCCTGGCTGCGGGCGTCGCGCGACCTCCAGGGGGACGCCTACCGCCGCGACGACGTGGCGCGGATCGTCGAGAAGTACACCGGGGTCCCGGCGGCGGTGGTGAAGCGGGCCGCCCCGCCGGTGCACGAGCCCAACGGCCGGATGAACTTCAATGACTTCAAGCGGCTCCAGGAGTACTTCAAGAAGCGCGGCGCGCTCACCTACGGGAAACCGCTCGAGCCGGCGGCGTACATCGACACCCGGTTCGTCCGGGAGGCGCTGCGGATCCTGGGCCCCTACACCGCGCAGCGGTGA
- a CDS encoding 8-oxo-dGTP diphosphatase gives MPVHATLCYIVRDGRVLLLRKAPHLWGGDKWNAPGGKLRPGEDPVAGAVREVEEETGLRVSNLEPAGLLRFYFGQEEAPDWIVHVFRTGTVAGEARAGREGHLAWHPVEALPYDEMWEDDRHWLPLLLAGHPFEGDFYFDREAQRLLRHTLNGRPAAPAGGTA, from the coding sequence ATGCCGGTCCACGCCACGCTCTGCTACATCGTGCGGGACGGCCGCGTCCTCCTCCTGCGCAAGGCCCCGCACCTGTGGGGCGGGGACAAGTGGAACGCCCCCGGGGGCAAGCTCCGGCCGGGTGAGGACCCGGTGGCCGGTGCGGTGCGCGAGGTGGAGGAGGAGACGGGGCTGCGCGTCTCCAACCTCGAGCCGGCCGGGCTGCTGCGGTTCTACTTCGGCCAGGAGGAGGCCCCCGACTGGATCGTGCACGTCTTCCGCACGGGCACGGTGGCCGGCGAGGCGCGGGCGGGACGGGAGGGCCACCTGGCCTGGCACCCGGTCGAGGCGCTCCCCTACGACGAGATGTGGGAGGACGACCGCCACTGGCTGCCGCTGCTGCTGGCCGGCCACCCGTTCGAGGGGGACTTCTACTTCGACCGCGAGGCGCAGCGGCTGCTGCGGCACACGCTCAACGGCAGGCCTGCGGCGCCGGCCGGGGGGACAGCGTGA
- a CDS encoding DUF1501 domain-containing protein, with product MPHGMTRREFVKKGLTMVAVGATAPAFLTRTALAMTNPWDVAEVQSRPGVPDQRILVVVQLGGGNDGLNTVVPFADDAYYRARPTLAVPQKDVLRLTDSLGLHPALARLKGLYDQGAVAVVQGVGYPNPSRSHFRSMEIWHTADPEGRVVRYGWIGRYFDSQCPVCEQPTVGVNVGPTLPLAMRAASGQGVTLESPEAFQWMPSFEGIGRQEQVELFRLLNAPAPNEPGTIDFLRHTAMNAYVSAEQVRAAVARYRGGTGYPNSHFAASLRLIAQMIAGGLPTRVYYAHMTGFDTHAAQRGVHERLLAELAEGVEAFYRDLRPQGNADRVLTLAFSEFGRRVAENGSAGTDHGTAAPMFLFGPAVKGGLYGQHPSLTDLTDGDLKHAIDFRSVYATVLERWLGADPIKILGAPFDRVPFV from the coding sequence ATGCCGCACGGCATGACCCGGCGCGAGTTCGTGAAGAAGGGGCTGACCATGGTGGCCGTGGGCGCCACCGCGCCCGCCTTCCTCACCCGCACGGCCCTGGCCATGACCAACCCCTGGGACGTTGCCGAGGTGCAGAGCCGCCCCGGCGTCCCCGACCAGCGCATCCTGGTGGTCGTGCAGCTCGGCGGCGGGAACGACGGGCTGAACACGGTGGTGCCCTTCGCCGACGACGCCTACTACCGGGCGCGCCCCACGCTGGCTGTGCCGCAGAAGGACGTCTTGCGGCTCACCGACTCGCTCGGCCTGCACCCTGCGCTGGCGCGGTTGAAGGGGCTCTACGATCAGGGTGCGGTGGCCGTCGTGCAGGGGGTGGGCTATCCCAACCCCAGCCGCTCCCACTTCCGCTCCATGGAGATCTGGCACACCGCCGACCCGGAGGGCCGGGTGGTGCGCTACGGCTGGATCGGCCGCTACTTCGACAGCCAGTGCCCGGTGTGCGAGCAGCCCACCGTGGGCGTGAACGTGGGGCCCACGCTCCCGCTGGCGATGCGGGCCGCCTCCGGGCAGGGGGTGACCCTGGAGTCCCCCGAGGCCTTCCAGTGGATGCCGAGCTTCGAGGGGATCGGCCGGCAGGAGCAGGTGGAGCTCTTCCGCCTGCTCAACGCCCCGGCGCCCAACGAACCGGGCACCATCGACTTCCTGCGCCACACCGCCATGAACGCCTACGTCTCGGCGGAGCAGGTGCGCGCGGCGGTGGCGCGCTACCGTGGCGGGACCGGCTACCCCAACAGCCACTTCGCCGCCAGCCTGCGCCTGATCGCCCAGATGATCGCCGGCGGGCTGCCCACCCGGGTCTACTACGCGCACATGACCGGGTTCGACACCCACGCCGCCCAGCGCGGCGTCCACGAGCGGCTGCTGGCCGAGCTGGCGGAAGGGGTGGAGGCCTTCTACCGCGACCTGCGCCCCCAAGGCAACGCCGACCGGGTGCTCACGCTGGCCTTCAGCGAGTTCGGGCGGCGGGTGGCGGAGAACGGCAGCGCCGGCACCGACCACGGGACGGCGGCACCGATGTTCCTCTTCGGGCCGGCGGTCAAGGGCGGTCTCTACGGGCAGCACCCCAGCCTCACCGACCTGACCGACGGGGACCTCAAGCACGCCATTGACTTCCGCTCCGTCTACGCGACGGTGCTGGAGCGCTGGCTGGGCGCGGACCCGATCAAGATCCTGGGCGCCCCGTTCGACCGCGTGCCCTTCGTCTAG
- a CDS encoding NUDIX domain-containing protein has protein sequence MGEPPIDETPPVDATPPVDATWYRRPPGVPEETSAGGVVVRLESGRVYVALAREGHWPRYVLPKGRVAPGESLEEAARREVAEETGLTDLTLVGPLGAVERLSFDRSRWKTTHYFLFRTTQREAIPADAAHHPTFGGWFPLDSLPEMLWPEQRALLETHRDRLEAAARG, from the coding sequence ATGGGTGAGCCGCCGATCGACGAGACGCCGCCGGTCGACGCGACGCCGCCGGTCGACGCGACCTGGTACAGGAGGCCTCCGGGGGTGCCGGAGGAGACCTCCGCCGGGGGAGTCGTCGTGCGCCTGGAGAGCGGGCGGGTGTACGTCGCGCTGGCGCGCGAGGGCCACTGGCCGCGCTACGTCCTGCCGAAGGGGCGGGTCGCGCCCGGCGAGTCCCTGGAGGAGGCCGCCCGCCGCGAGGTGGCCGAGGAGACCGGCCTCACCGACCTGACGCTGGTGGGCCCGCTCGGGGCGGTGGAGCGGCTGAGCTTCGACCGCTCGCGCTGGAAGACCACGCACTACTTCCTCTTCCGCACCACCCAGCGCGAGGCCATACCGGCCGACGCGGCGCACCACCCCACCTTCGGCGGGTGGTTCCCCCTCGACTCGCTGCCGGAGATGTTGTGGCCCGAGCAGCGGGCTCTGTTGGAGACACACCGGGACCGCCTCGAGGCGGCCGCCCGCGGCTGA
- a CDS encoding Xaa-Pro peptidase family protein: MTDRLTALRDRLPAAGLDLVAIPPGDDFLYLIGYSPHPDERPCYLFIGRDGGVLLVPELNAAEAAPRVPFEALPYADATGPAEALREARRRLGTLRTIAVGDTMRADALLLLQATWPEARFVPASTVLAPLRMVKSPEEIAALRRAAAAADAAVEAVFAAARPGLREVDLARVAGEALRAHGATEVPFAIVAGGPHSAFPHHHSTIRPLGRGEPLLVDLGGRVEGYMGDITRMAFLGAPTPRYRVIHTIVEEAVQAGLAAVRPGVPAREVDRAARGVITRAGYGAHFTHRTGHGIGLSGHEPPSITETADLPLQVGMAFSVEPGVYLVGEFGVRLEEIVVVTEQGGERLSALPREVRVLEG; encoded by the coding sequence ATGACCGACCGCCTGACCGCCCTGCGCGACCGCCTGCCGGCTGCCGGCCTCGACCTCGTGGCGATCCCCCCGGGCGACGACTTCCTCTACCTGATCGGCTACTCCCCGCACCCCGACGAGCGTCCCTGCTATCTCTTCATCGGCCGCGACGGCGGGGTGCTGCTCGTCCCCGAGCTCAACGCCGCGGAAGCGGCGCCGCGGGTGCCGTTCGAGGCGCTCCCCTACGCCGACGCCACCGGTCCGGCGGAGGCCCTTCGGGAGGCGCGCCGCCGGCTGGGCACCCTGCGCACCATCGCGGTGGGCGACACGATGCGCGCGGACGCCCTGCTCCTCCTGCAGGCCACCTGGCCGGAGGCGCGCTTCGTCCCGGCATCGACGGTGCTCGCCCCGTTGCGCATGGTGAAGTCCCCCGAGGAGATCGCCGCCCTGCGCCGCGCCGCAGCGGCGGCGGACGCCGCCGTCGAGGCCGTCTTCGCCGCCGCCCGGCCGGGGCTGCGCGAGGTCGACCTGGCCCGCGTCGCCGGCGAGGCGCTGCGCGCCCACGGCGCCACCGAGGTCCCCTTCGCCATCGTCGCCGGCGGCCCCCACTCCGCCTTCCCCCACCACCACAGCACCATCCGGCCGCTCGGGCGCGGGGAGCCGCTGCTGGTGGACCTGGGGGGCCGGGTGGAGGGCTACATGGGAGACATCACCCGCATGGCCTTCCTCGGCGCCCCCACCCCGCGCTACCGGGTGATCCACACCATCGTCGAGGAGGCGGTGCAGGCCGGGCTGGCCGCCGTCCGGCCGGGGGTGCCGGCGCGCGAGGTGGACCGCGCCGCCCGCGGCGTCATCACCCGCGCGGGCTACGGCGCCCACTTCACCCACCGCACCGGCCACGGGATCGGGCTGAGCGGCCACGAGCCGCCCTCCATCACCGAGACCGCGGACCTGCCGCTGCAGGTGGGGATGGCCTTCAGCGTGGAGCCGGGGGTCTACCTGGTGGGGGAGTTCGGCGTGCGCCTGGAGGAGATCGTGGTGGTGACCGAGCAAGGCGGGGAACGGCTGAGCGCCCTGCCGCGCGAGGTGCGCGTCCTGGAGGGCTGA
- a CDS encoding pyridoxamine 5'-phosphate oxidase family protein, translated as MSVVRPVPLERVLEAVEQHLASRHVCTLATSHQDVPWAATSFYVAWGLDLVVCQGRRARTLANMLANPRTAFAVDDRRADAWLQGLGLARRLEADEERRAREALQRVAPEFTHHFTNPDYPVLCIRVQELTFADRPHGIYPRQRLVRQGERWAFGD; from the coding sequence GTGAGCGTCGTGCGCCCTGTGCCGCTCGAGCGGGTGCTGGAGGCGGTGGAACAGCACCTGGCCAGCCGGCACGTCTGCACCCTGGCCACCTCCCACCAGGACGTGCCCTGGGCGGCGACGAGCTTCTACGTGGCCTGGGGCCTGGACCTGGTCGTCTGCCAGGGACGGCGCGCCCGCACGCTGGCCAACATGCTGGCGAACCCGCGCACCGCCTTCGCCGTGGACGACCGCCGCGCCGACGCCTGGCTGCAGGGGCTGGGGCTGGCCAGGCGGCTGGAGGCGGACGAGGAGCGGCGGGCCCGCGAGGCGCTGCAGCGCGTCGCCCCGGAGTTCACGCACCACTTCACCAACCCCGACTACCCGGTGCTGTGCATCCGCGTCCAGGAGCTGACCTTCGCCGACCGCCCGCACGGGATCTACCCCCGGCAGCGGCTGGTGCGCCAGGGGGAGCGGTGGGCCTTCGGCGACTGA
- a CDS encoding inositol monophosphatase family protein, with protein sequence MDANRTFEDFLSDPYAAFAVDLARRAGERLGALFAETAADKEIRLKGPANLVTRADREVEAFLLQAVTARFPDHGYLGEEGARRPGGEFRWVADPLDGTTNFAHGVPVFTVSLALQRREETVLGVICDPVLRELFVAGRGRGAWVLQDSGAPRRLEVSVTARLEDALLATGFSGTKVRPEHLRPLGRFLQVVHGVRNTGSAALHLAYVAAGRLDAFWEAGLNLWDVAAGLLLVEEAGGRVSDIHGGPLRSWDVLASNGHLHEAVVAVLSAP encoded by the coding sequence GTGGATGCCAATCGCACCTTCGAGGACTTCCTGAGCGACCCGTACGCCGCCTTCGCCGTCGACCTGGCCCGGCGGGCCGGCGAGCGTCTCGGGGCCCTCTTCGCCGAGACGGCCGCGGACAAGGAGATCCGCCTGAAAGGGCCCGCCAACCTGGTCACCCGGGCCGACCGGGAGGTCGAGGCGTTCCTGCTCCAGGCCGTCACGGCGCGCTTCCCCGACCACGGCTACCTGGGCGAGGAGGGGGCGCGCCGCCCGGGCGGCGAGTTCCGCTGGGTGGCCGACCCGCTCGACGGCACGACCAACTTCGCCCACGGGGTGCCGGTCTTCACCGTCTCCCTCGCACTGCAGCGCCGGGAGGAGACCGTTCTGGGGGTGATCTGCGACCCGGTCCTGCGGGAGCTGTTCGTGGCGGGGCGGGGTCGCGGTGCCTGGGTCCTGCAGGACAGCGGCGCCCCGAGGCGGCTCGAGGTGTCGGTGACGGCGCGGCTGGAGGACGCCCTCCTGGCCACGGGGTTCTCCGGGACGAAGGTCCGGCCGGAGCACCTGCGCCCGTTGGGCCGCTTCCTCCAGGTGGTGCACGGGGTACGCAACACGGGGTCGGCCGCCCTGCACCTGGCCTACGTGGCGGCCGGTCGGCTGGATGCCTTCTGGGAGGCCGGGCTCAACCTCTGGGACGTGGCGGCGGGGCTGCTGCTGGTCGAGGAGGCGGGCGGGCGCGTCTCCGACATCCACGGCGGGCCGCTGCGCTCGTGGGACGTGCTGGCGAGCAACGGCCACCTGCACGAGGCCGTGGTGGCGGTGCTCAGCGCTCCGTGA
- a CDS encoding TetR/AcrR family transcriptional regulator, giving the protein MRERLLAAAMEVFAARGYHGAGVEDIVAASGASKGAFYHYFESKQAIFLTLMERLADLVETSVEGAIAAEEGGGALRKVEAALRTVLETVGQHRDLAKILLVEAVAVGPAFEQKRLEIHRRFARLIQRHLERAVSEGSIPPQDTALAAQAWMGALAEIVSQWLLHDTEPLEPRLPALRALLLRSIGAPMTPGALAQHATAGAGEA; this is encoded by the coding sequence ATGCGGGAGCGCCTCCTGGCCGCCGCCATGGAGGTCTTCGCCGCCCGGGGCTACCACGGTGCAGGGGTGGAGGACATCGTCGCCGCCTCCGGGGCTTCCAAAGGGGCCTTCTACCACTACTTCGAGAGCAAACAGGCCATCTTCCTCACCCTGATGGAGCGCCTGGCCGACCTGGTGGAGACCTCGGTCGAGGGGGCCATCGCCGCCGAGGAGGGTGGGGGAGCGCTGCGCAAGGTCGAAGCGGCACTGCGCACGGTGCTCGAGACAGTTGGCCAGCACCGGGACCTGGCGAAGATCTTGCTGGTCGAGGCGGTGGCGGTCGGTCCCGCCTTCGAGCAGAAGCGGCTGGAGATCCACCGACGGTTCGCCCGCCTCATCCAGCGCCACCTGGAACGGGCGGTGTCGGAGGGCTCGATCCCTCCCCAGGACACCGCCCTGGCCGCCCAGGCCTGGATGGGCGCGCTCGCCGAGATCGTCTCCCAGTGGCTCCTCCACGACACGGAACCGTTGGAGCCGCGCCTCCCGGCGCTGCGGGCCCTCCTGCTCCGCAGCATCGGGGCGCCGATGACACCGGGGGCCCTGGCCCAGCACGCCACCGCGGGGGCGGGTGAGGCGTGA
- a CDS encoding S8 family serine peptidase: DRCLAGRRDHPGLLGGNAGPACGSTSSPGEYTRAFAAGAVDREDLIAPFSSRGPASPENGGSIKPDVVAPGVSIRSATHLCDSCYGLASGTSMAAPHVTGVVALVLSKNPTLAPGRQRVIVERSARAIQDLTCGGRPSDYNVYGWGRIDALRAVNATPAVLP; this comes from the coding sequence TGATCGATGCCTGGCTGGCCGCCGGGATCACCCCGGTCTTCTCGGGGGGAACGCCGGGCCGGCCTGTGGGAGCACGAGCAGCCCCGGGGAGTACACGCGGGCCTTCGCGGCCGGCGCCGTGGACAGAGAGGACCTGATCGCCCCATTCAGCAGCCGGGGACCGGCCTCGCCGGAGAATGGCGGGAGCATCAAGCCCGATGTCGTGGCCCCCGGGGTGAGCATCCGCTCCGCAACCCATCTCTGCGACAGTTGCTACGGCCTGGCCAGCGGGACCTCCATGGCCGCCCCCCACGTGACCGGTGTCGTGGCCCTGGTCCTCTCCAAGAACCCCACGCTCGCGCCCGGTCGGCAGCGGGTGATCGTTGAGCGGAGTGCCCGCGCGATCCAGGACCTGACCTGCGGCGGCCGTCCAAGCGACTACAACGTGTACGGTTGGGGGCGCATCGACGCGCTGCGGGCTGTGAACGCCACGCCTGCGGTGTTGCCCTGA
- a CDS encoding VOC family protein, giving the protein MTADSTVTLTFLTEGHRYEGAVARSGIFHEALERLLPDGLRVGRRLTIRTPAGDPVYPDMFIGETVAHFGTRTFHVTSEPLGTVPGSWQNVGFDHIALAVYDRADARRFFSEVLGLRVIRDDAHQTVLTAGAGAIFLFDAAPGPLNPGVPSRVHHIGFVVDDLAAAWHHVRRHGLPSDYMVLERDERWSLYFFYDNGDVRFMVQLSEIKPEHRGIPRPERFTRLMYDYGRGPYGVRVPAEGNR; this is encoded by the coding sequence ATGACCGCCGATAGCACCGTCACCCTGACCTTCCTCACCGAGGGACACCGATACGAGGGAGCGGTTGCGCGCAGCGGCATCTTCCACGAGGCGCTCGAGCGTCTCCTCCCGGACGGGCTACGGGTGGGACGCCGCCTGACCATCCGCACTCCCGCCGGCGACCCCGTCTACCCGGACATGTTCATCGGCGAGACGGTGGCGCACTTCGGCACCCGGACCTTCCACGTCACCAGCGAGCCGCTCGGCACCGTGCCGGGGTCCTGGCAGAACGTCGGCTTCGACCACATCGCCCTGGCCGTGTACGACCGCGCCGACGCCCGCCGCTTTTTCAGCGAGGTCCTCGGCCTGCGGGTCATCCGCGACGACGCCCACCAGACCGTGTTGACGGCGGGGGCGGGCGCGATCTTCCTCTTCGACGCCGCGCCGGGCCCGCTCAACCCCGGCGTCCCCTCGCGCGTGCACCACATCGGCTTCGTGGTCGACGACCTGGCGGCGGCCTGGCACCACGTGCGCCGCCACGGCCTGCCGTCCGACTACATGGTGCTGGAGCGGGACGAGCGCTGGTCGCTGTACTTCTTCTACGACAACGGCGACGTGCGCTTCATGGTGCAGCTGTCCGAGATCAAACCGGAGCACCGGGGCATCCCCCGCCCCGAGCGCTTCACCCGCCTCATGTACGACTACGGCCGTGGGCCCTACGGGGTGCGCGTTCCGGCCGAGGGGAACCGCTGA
- the menA gene encoding 1,4-dihydroxy-2-naphthoate octaprenyltransferase, producing MTVERTPAPHAAPGARPSVAAVWWRAARPFSLTASLTPVLVGVAAAHHDGRFDLLRALATLLGAVAIQVGTNLINDYYDYVRGVDEPGVVGPSGVIHQGLLPPEVVRRGGLVAFGVGAALGLWLAASAGWPILVLGVLSVLAGYAYTGGPLPLGYVGLGDLVVCLFMGPGIVLGAYYVQTRALGPTPLWASLPLAALVTAILVVNNLRDLESDRRKGKRTLATLLGRSGTLWEYALLVAAAYATLVGGAVAGALPPLALASLLTLPAAWRTWQAVRTVTDPPTLTREGLRGTARLHQHVGLVLAAALAVT from the coding sequence ATGACCGTCGAGCGGACGCCGGCGCCCCACGCGGCCCCGGGCGCCCGGCCGTCGGTCGCAGCCGTCTGGTGGCGCGCCGCCCGCCCCTTCTCCCTCACCGCCTCCCTGACCCCCGTGCTCGTCGGCGTGGCGGCGGCCCACCACGACGGGCGGTTCGACCTCCTGCGCGCCCTGGCCACGCTGCTCGGGGCGGTGGCCATCCAGGTCGGCACCAACCTGATCAACGACTACTACGACTACGTCCGCGGGGTGGACGAGCCCGGCGTGGTGGGCCCCAGCGGGGTGATCCACCAGGGCCTGCTGCCGCCGGAGGTGGTGCGGCGCGGCGGGCTTGTCGCCTTCGGCGTCGGGGCGGCGCTGGGGCTGTGGCTGGCGGCCTCCGCCGGGTGGCCGATCCTGGTGCTGGGCGTGCTGAGCGTGCTGGCGGGCTACGCCTACACCGGCGGTCCGCTCCCTCTCGGGTACGTCGGGCTGGGCGACCTGGTGGTCTGTCTCTTCATGGGGCCGGGGATCGTGCTGGGGGCCTACTATGTGCAAACTCGGGCACTCGGGCCCACGCCCCTGTGGGCCTCGCTGCCGCTGGCCGCGCTCGTCACGGCCATCCTCGTAGTAAACAACCTGCGTGACCTGGAGAGCGACCGCCGCAAGGGCAAGCGGACGCTGGCCACGCTGCTCGGGCGCAGCGGCACGCTGTGGGAGTACGCGCTGCTGGTCGCCGCCGCCTACGCCACCCTCGTCGGCGGGGCGGTGGCCGGGGCCCTGCCGCCGCTGGCGCTGGCGAGCCTCCTGACCCTTCCCGCGGCCTGGCGCACCTGGCAGGCGGTGCGCACGGTCACGGATCCGCCGACCCTCACGCGGGAGGGGCTGCGCGGCACGGCGCGCCTGCACCAGCACGTGGGCCTGGTGCTGGCCGCCGCCCTCGCCGTGACCTGA